In Camelus bactrianus isolate YW-2024 breed Bactrian camel chromosome 10, ASM4877302v1, whole genome shotgun sequence, a genomic segment contains:
- the LOC105083591 gene encoding lysine-specific demethylase 4D, with protein MRAKHLGPQNPRCAIMTFRPTTEEFQDFNKYIAYMESQGAHRAGLAKVIPPKGWKARQTYDDIDDILIATPLQQVVTGKAGVFTQYHRKKKAMTVSEYRRLTNSDRYQTPLYYDFDDLERKYWKTRGYDSPIYGADISGSLFDENTKEWNLGHLGTIQDLLEQECGVVIEGVNSPYLYFGMWKTAFAWHTEDMDLYSINFLHFGEPKTWYAVPPEHGRRLERLAKELFPGSSRGCGAFLRHKVALISPTVLKDNGIPFGRVTQEAGEFMVTFPYGYHSGFNHGFNCAEAINFATPRWIDYGKVASQCSCGEARVSFSMDAFVRILQPERYELWKRGQDRAVVDHTGPTAPGGQGLSAWRDVRVPADAVLGLKQRQRPRAPSRFVVLGNGTCRSAPVCPESPGPSLAWGSSVAHLRPPSTSNSTEPGLTLPPTPGPSIPDLQPTGRCGPTRRPREQGIREPTVGARAKRRLLDLEAQCLLASEPLIHKTSPRNSSRQHLAKASGCCCAPDLQPLGPPLDPENPMHPGPCLTSLDSITASFLDSIPLIPPKVTATERMFPRDPAEDCRAPVNLCEVISLEHSYACRNQVPDAETRISHIPGCDSLELKLEVAASLESCNGFSTNGCSSIYEPMMTEEFAKYVFI; from the coding sequence TCCAAGATTTCAACAAATACATAGCCTACATGGAATCCCAAGGTGCACACCGAGCGGGCCTGGCCAAGGTAATCCCACCCAAAggctggaaagccaggcagaCCTACGATGACATCGATGACATCTTAATAGCCACTCCCCTCCAGCAGGTGGTCACTGGCAAGGCAGGTGTGTTTACTCAATACCACAGAAAGAAGAAGGCCATGACCGTGAGCGAGTATCGCCGCTTAACCAACAGCGACAGATACCAGACTCCGCTGTACTACGATTTTGATGATCTGGAGCGCAAATACTGGAAAACACGCGGCTATGATTCCCCGATCTACGGCGCGGACATCAGTGGCTCCTTATTTGATGAAAACACCAAAGAGTGGAACCTGGGTCACCTGGGAACCATTCAGGACCTGCTGGAGCAGGAGTGCGGAGTGGTCATCGAAGGCGTCAACAGCCCCTACCTGTACTTCGGCATGTGGAAGACCGCCTTCGCCTGGCACACGGAGGACATGGACCTGTACAGCATCAACTTCCTGCACTTCGGGGAGCCCAAGACCTGGTACGCGGTGCCCCCGGAGCACGGCCGGCGCCTGGAACGCCTGGCCAAGGAGCTGTTCCCGGGCAGCTCGCGGGGCTGCGGGGCCTTCCTGCGGCACAAGGTGGCTCTGATCTCGCCCACGGTCCTCAAGGACAACGGCATCCCATTCGGCCGGGTCACTCAGGAGGCTGGCGAGTTCATGGTGACGTTCCCCTATGGCTACCACTCTGGCTTCAACCACGGCTTCAACTGTGCGGAAGCCATCAATTTCGCCACCCCGCGCTGGATCGACTATGGCAAGGTGGCCTCGCAGTGCAGCTGCGGGGAGGCGCGGGTGTCCTTCTCCATGGACGCGTTCGTGCGCATCCTGCAGCCCGAGCGCTATGAGCTGTGGAAACGCGGGCAGGACCGGGCGGTGGTGGACCACACGGGGCCCACGGCGCCTGGCGGCCAGGGCCTGAGCGCCTGGAGGGACGTCCGTGTGCCGGCCGATGCCGTACTGGGGCTGAAGCAGCGCCAGCGCCCCCGCGCCCCGTCGAGATTTGTGGTCCTGGGTAATGGGACCTGCCGGAGTGCCCCTGTGTGTCCGGAGTCTCCGGGCCCCTCGCTGGCTTGGGGTTCTTCTGTCGCCCACCTCAGGCCTCCATCCACCAGCAACTCCACGGAGCCTGGCCTGACCCTGCCGCCTaccccaggtccatccatcccTGATCTCCAACCAACAGGCAGATGTGGTCCTACTCGGCGTCCACGGGAACAGGGGATTCGTGAGCCGACTGTCGGAGCCCGGGCTAAGAGGCGCCTTTTGGACCTTGAGGCTCAGTGCCTCCTTGCCAGTGAGCCCTTGATACACAAGACTTCACCGCGGAACTCTAGTCGCCAGCATCTTGCCAAAGCTTCTGGGTGCTGCTGTGCCCCTGATCTTCAACCCTTGGGACCCCCATTGGATCCAGAAAATCCTATGCACCCTGGCCCGTGCCTCACATCCTTGGACAGTATTACAGCCAGTTTCCTTGACAGCATCCCTCTGATTCCTCCCAAAGTCACTGCGACTGAGAGAATGTTCCCCAGAGACCCAGCTGAGGACTGCAGGGCTCCTGTGAACCTCTGTGAGGTTATAAGTTTGGAGCACTCTTATGCCTGTAGAAACCAGGTCCCAGATGCCGAGACCAGAATCTCCCACATCCCTGGCTGTGATTCCCTGGAGCTAAAACTAGAGGTAGCTGCCTCTCTTGAGTCCTGTAATGGGTTCTCCACCAATGGATGCTCTTCAATCTATGAGCCCATGATGACTGAAGAATTTGCCAAATATGTCTTTATCTGA